Genomic window (Rhododendron vialii isolate Sample 1 chromosome 4a, ASM3025357v1):
agaaaaaaagaaagtatcaTTCATTTCATTTAAAACATGCCAAAAAGGAATTTACAAATCCTTGAGAATTACATAAGTTGTTGCAGGGACGGAGCCACGATTTAACTTAGGACAGGCAAAAATAAGTGGTAAGTTGACGAAGAGAGTTGAATCCTATTTGAGCATAAATCATCCATCTTAAATTTTACCAAATGAGGTTAATAACTATTGACCATTACCAACTTGGGTAATCATTACTCTAAATTTTAGAGGctaaatttcattaatcatctatatGTTTTATACTGATAAGAGTAGTAATTAAACATCGGTTCAAGTCGTGACCTATTTCTAGAATATATACGGTGCTtaataggatccaagtgggatGGCTCAAGTGAAGAAGCGCTACTAGTGTACTATGTGATaagagggtacccacaaaattgaagggaaaattttatggaactgccataagaccaACGATGCTTTAtaggacagaatgttggcctattaagaaacatgtgaccaagatgagtgtagcagaaatgagaatgttgaggtggatgtgtggtaagattagacgagacaggattagaaatgaaatagttcgtgagatggtaggtgtagcacttataaaggagaagttgaggaaaaataggctaaggtggtttgggcatgtctaccgtagaccagaagatgcagtagttaagagagcggataggatagctctaggtagcaatgctacggggaggggtagacctaaattgacattagatgatGTTGtgtgcaaagatatgagtataatgggtttgtgtgaacaagtggctcttgacagagctcaatggaggaaacggattcatgtagccgaccccaagtgattgggacgtaaggctcggtttggtttggttatgcgGTGCTTCATAGCTCAAAATTCGTTAATACTGAAGGGGTTATGTTCAATTTTCCTACAttgaaaacctagaggtgatgGAGTTATAGGTTTATTGTAGCTAATAGATTACAAGCAATTCCTTAAAACCATTTGGGTAGCGAACGTCGTAAACTGCAATATTTTTGGTGAGCAAAATGGAAATACCGGTATGGTACCCGTCATAGTTGTCACGGGCGAAAAGCGCACCGAGGCGCAAAGTCTTGTTGGGCCTGAGGCGAGGCGCGCGCCTTTTTGAAGCAAGGCGCACATATgcggaaaaaaatagaaaaaaatagcGCACACTAATATTTCAAGCAATAAGCACTAAGCCAATGAGTTTACCATCCAAAAGatacataaaaatattcatGAAATGTCAAATAGCTACCGATCTCATATAGAGACAAACTAAAACgtcaaaatcaataaaagacAAGCATCCAAGTACTTTTCCTAGTTGCACTTCAATCATCCTAAGGAGGATATAGTTTACTAATCATCGTCcatatcaacaccaagaaaatcgtcatcatcttcttcttcaccaaCGGATTTGTATTCCTCgtcatcttcctcttcttccgTCTCTTCGGAACCTGCCTCTTCTTCATCTACCAAATCAATTGGATTGGATGTGGCACTCCTTGCTCGTGCTCTTGATGTTGTAGCTCTAGTTACATTGGAACTCTCTAACGCTCCAGAAGCTCTAGCAACATCACCCCACGTTAAACTATCATCACCAAACACCTGCTCATTATCTTCATCAGATTCTCCATCCATCCTCCCACGCAACCACTCATTGCTTTCATCAACATTTGTCAAAGAAATGGGATCAATTGTATCTCGCATATCATATCGACGTTTTAGTGCCCTGTTATACTTGACAAACACCAAGTCATTGAGGCGTTTTTGCTGGagcctatttctttttttgctatGGAGCTGCAAGAATCAAAAGAACTTCTATTTTATATAAGGAGGTGAAAACAATTAATAGTTGTATATGTTATTTGACGTAGATACTTACATGTTCAAATACACTCCAATTCCGTTCACAACCGGAAGAACTACATGTAAGGCTAAGAACTCTTATCGCAAACTTTTGCAAATTAGGCGTCGTAGAACCATATGCAACCCACCAATCAGCTAtgcatttgaaattttgaactaaTTAGCCATCAAGTTatggtaaaaataaattatgaatagAATATACCGTGGAATTGTAAATTACCAGGTGCCCTTGTATTTCTTTGCCTAATTGCTAGTGGCAGTCAAGAAAGTCCCTCAGCTTTCATGTAAACAGTCATCTCAGAAGCGATTTTATTTTGTATCTCTTCATCTGCAATCAACTTTGTTATGCAATCGTAAATCCCTGTCATAACCTCAACATCTTGCTCAACTTGTGGGTTTGAGTAAAAGAACTCCGGATTCAAAAAATGTCCCGCAGCATGCAAAGGACGATGCAATTGGATTGCCCACCTATTGTCAATAATAGCATAGATGTCTTGAtatttttcaaccttttcacCAAATGATTTGGCCATGGCTTCTTTTGCCCTATCCATAGCCTCATAGATGTATCCCATGGGAGGCTTTCTCTCGGTATCAACCAATCTCAACACCTTCACAAGAGGACCAGAGACCTTAAGAGCATAGACAATATTATTCCAAAAAGAAGCCATCATAACATATCTTGCCACTTCTTTGCCTAACTGCTCCTTTGCCCATTTGCTAGATGTCCATTCTTCTGAAATGAACGTCTTCCTCAAATTGTTCTTTTGCTGATGAATCCTAGATAAAGTGAGGAAAGCAGTTGCGAATCTTGTTTTTGCATGCCTCACCATTTCCTTTTCTCCGGTAAATCGCCTCATCATATTAATTACGCCTGGACGGGCATAAATATAACCATTAAACCTAATGGCCTTTTCAAAAACCGCCTTAAGATGTGGTATCTTGAAAATATCTTCCAACATCAAGTCAATGCAATGGGCCGCACATGGTGTCCAATAAAGATTTGGTCGCTTTCTTTGCA
Coding sequences:
- the LOC131324746 gene encoding uncharacterized protein LOC131324746, coding for MYDAGIAFNAVKYPSFGPVIESIGQYGPGMKPPSYHETRVTYLKKEVINVNTLMKDHKEDWVKYGCSIMADGWNDRNQRSLINILVNCPKGTMFIESIDTSNYSKDGKRLFELFDKYVELVGESNVVQIVTDSASANVSAGKFLQRKRPNLYWTPCAAHCIDLMLEDIFKIPHLKAVFEKAIRFNGYIYARPGVINMMRRFTGEKEMVRHAKTRFATAFLTLSRIHQQKNNLRKTFISEEWTSSKWAKEQLGKEVARYVMMASFWNNIVYALKVSGPLVKVLRLVDTERKPPMGYIYEAMDRAKEAMAKSFGEKVEKYQDIYAIIDNRWAIQLHRPLHAAGHFLNPEFFYSNPQVEQDVEVMTGIYDCITKLIADEEIQNKIASEMTVYMKAEGLS